A single window of Bufo bufo chromosome 10, aBufBuf1.1, whole genome shotgun sequence DNA harbors:
- the SLC7A9 gene encoding B(0,+)-type amino acid transporter 1 isoform X2, with translation MTRTVGLLSGISLIVGTIIGSGIFISPKSVLRNTGAVGPCLIIWTVCGVISIMGALCFAELGTMITKSGGEYPYLMEAFGPIPAFLFSWASVIVMKPSSFAIICLSFAEYASAPFYPGCEPPSVVIKCLAAAAIMTITVVNCLSVKLASYVQNFFFFAKMIIIIIIIVSGIVLLIQGNTENFTNSFEGSKITAGGIGLALYNGLWAYDGWNQLNYITEELKNPYRNLPFAIILGIPLVMVCYLLVNIAYYTVMTPTELLQSPAVAVTFGDRVLYPAAWLVPLFVAFSTLGSANGSCFTAGRLTYVAGREGHMLKFLSYISVKRLTPLPAIVSYGIIGMCYIIPADIDTLINYFSFAVWLFYGLTIAGLVVMRFTKKDMKRPIKVPIVIPIVMVLVSLYLVLAPIIDEPDFAYLYCVIFILSGLILYFPFVHYKVKWAQKITKPITMYVQMIMEVVPPE, from the exons ATTTGGACGGTGTGCGGGGTGATTTCGATTATGG GTGCCCTGTGCTTTGCCGAGCTTGGCACAATGatcacaaagtctggaggtgaatACCCGTACCTCATGGAGGCCTTTGGACCCATCCCCGCCTTCCTCTTCTCCTGGGCCAGCGTCATCGTCATGAAACCTTCGTCATTTGCAATCATATGTCTCAGCTTTGCAGAGTATGCATCAGCGCCATTTTATCCGGGCTGCGAACCCCCATCGGTGGTCATCAAATGCCTGGCCGCTGCCGCCATCA TGACGATCACAGTGGTGAACTGTCTGAGTGTGAAGCTGGCTTCTTATGTGCAGAATTTCTTCTTTTTTGCCAAaatgatcatcatcatcatcatcattgtcAGCGGCATCGTCCTGCTGATACAAG GAAATACTGAGAACTTTACAAACAGCTTCGAAGGCTCCAAAATCACAGCCGGGGGGATCGGTCTGGCGCTCTACAATGGTCTGTGGGCCTATGATGGATG GAACCAgctcaattatattacagaggagctTAAAAATCCATACAG AAACCTTCCCTTCGCCATCATACTTGGGATCCCGCTGGTTATGGTTTGTTACCTGCTGGTCAACATTGCCTATTACACGGTGATGACCCCCACCGAGCTCCTGCAGTCTCCGGCCGTTGCTGTG ACCTTCGGGGACCGTGTCTTGTACCCCGCAGCCTGGCTCGTGCCTTTGTTTGTGGCATTTTCAACCCTTGGATCTGCAAATGGATCCTGCTTCACCGCTGGAAG GCTTACGTATGTGGCTGGTCGTGAAGGACACATGCTGAAATTCCTATCGTACATCAGCGTCAAGAGACTGACCCCGCTGCCGGCCATTGTGTCCTAT GGCATTATTGGAATGTGTTACATTATCCCGGCTGACATCGACACCCTCATTAACTACTTCAGCTTTGCCGTCTGGTTATTTTATGGATTAACCATCGCTGGCCTGGTGGTCATGAGATTCACAAAAAAGGACATGAAGAGGCCGATTAAG GTCCCAATTGTCATCCCCATCGTGATGGTTCTGGTCTCGTTGTACCTGGTGCTGGCGCCCATCATCGATGAGCCGGACTTTGCCTACCTGTACTGCGTGATCTTCATTCTGAGTGGCCTCATCCTTTATTTCCCCTTTGTGCACTACAAGGTCAAATGGGCGCAGAAGATAACAA AGCCAATCACCATGTACGTACAGATGATCATGGAAGTGGTTCCTCCAGAATAG